A stretch of the Panicum virgatum strain AP13 chromosome 9N, P.virgatum_v5, whole genome shotgun sequence genome encodes the following:
- the LOC120692099 gene encoding ALA-interacting subunit 1-like isoform X1, producing MESKASPMDPFEMQDNSKKSNKPKYSKFTQQELPACKPLLTPAIVISAFLLVGILFVPIGLASLSASQEIVELIDRYDTNCGPITDKVGYIQDSKTNKSCTRTLTVPKHMKSPIQIYYQIGDFYQNHRRYVKSRSDKQLLYKDAAHLTKDCDPEGYSADGAPIVPCGLVAWSLFNDTYTISVNKKAIEVNKKDIAWQSDKNKKFGNDVYPRNFQNGNLIGGAKLNASIPLSEQEDLIVWMRTAALPTFRKLYGRIETDIMANDQLTVVIQNNYNTYSFGGSKALVLSTTSWIGGKNKFIGVAYLIVGGLCLFLALVFVVLYMFKPRTLGDPSFLSWNRDTLDYLN from the exons ATGGAATCGAAGGCCTCCCCG ATGGATCCATTCGAAATGCAGGATAACTCGAAGAAATCCAATAAGCCCAAAT ATTCTAAGTTTACACAGCAGGAGCTTCCAGCATGCAAACCACTGCTAACTCCAGCAATT GTCATTTCTGCCTTCTTACTGGTTGGCATCCTATTTGTCCCAATTGGTCTTGCATCACTTTCTGCATCACAAGAG ATTGTGGAGCTGATAGATAGATATGATACAAATTGTGGGCCCATCACTGACAAGGTTGGGTACATTCAGGACTCTAAGACTAATAAATCATGCACAAGAACTCTAACT GTGCCTAAGCATATGAAGAGCCCAATTCAAATATATTACCAGATTGGTGACTTCTATCAGAACCATCGCCG GTATGTGAAAAGTCGTAGTGATAAACAATTGCTGTATAAGGATGCTGCACACTTGACAAAAGATTGTGATCCTGAAGGTTATAGTGCTGATGGTGCTCCAATCGTTCCATGTGGCCTCGTTGCTTGGAGTTTGTTCAATGACACATATACAATTTCAGTCAACAAGAAAGCGATTGAAGTGAATAAAAAAGATATAGCTTGGCAGAGTGACAAGAACAAAAAATTTGGCAATGATGTTTATCCCAGGAACTTTCAGAATGGAAATCTTATAGGTGGTGCCAAGCTAAATGCGAGCATACCT TTAAGCGAGCAAGAAGATCTCATTGTTTGGATGAGAACTGCTGCCCTTCCGACTTTCAGAAAGCTTTATGGCAGAATTGAAACGGATATTATGGCAAACGATCAACTAACTGTTGTTATACAGAACAACTATAACACATATAGTTTTGGAGGGTCTAAAGCATTGGTCCTTTCAACTACATCTTGGATTGGAGGCAAAAATAAATTCATTGGTGTTGCATATCTGATTGTAGGTGGCTTGTGCCTTTTTCTTGCACTGGTTTTCGTAGTTCTCTACATGTTTAAGCCAAG GACTCTTGGAGACCCCTCATTCTTGTCATGGAATAGAGATACTCTGGACTATCTAAACTAA
- the LOC120692099 gene encoding ALA-interacting subunit 1-like isoform X2 — MDPFEMQDNSKKSNKPKYSKFTQQELPACKPLLTPAIVISAFLLVGILFVPIGLASLSASQEIVELIDRYDTNCGPITDKVGYIQDSKTNKSCTRTLTVPKHMKSPIQIYYQIGDFYQNHRRYVKSRSDKQLLYKDAAHLTKDCDPEGYSADGAPIVPCGLVAWSLFNDTYTISVNKKAIEVNKKDIAWQSDKNKKFGNDVYPRNFQNGNLIGGAKLNASIPLSEQEDLIVWMRTAALPTFRKLYGRIETDIMANDQLTVVIQNNYNTYSFGGSKALVLSTTSWIGGKNKFIGVAYLIVGGLCLFLALVFVVLYMFKPRTLGDPSFLSWNRDTLDYLN, encoded by the exons ATGGATCCATTCGAAATGCAGGATAACTCGAAGAAATCCAATAAGCCCAAAT ATTCTAAGTTTACACAGCAGGAGCTTCCAGCATGCAAACCACTGCTAACTCCAGCAATT GTCATTTCTGCCTTCTTACTGGTTGGCATCCTATTTGTCCCAATTGGTCTTGCATCACTTTCTGCATCACAAGAG ATTGTGGAGCTGATAGATAGATATGATACAAATTGTGGGCCCATCACTGACAAGGTTGGGTACATTCAGGACTCTAAGACTAATAAATCATGCACAAGAACTCTAACT GTGCCTAAGCATATGAAGAGCCCAATTCAAATATATTACCAGATTGGTGACTTCTATCAGAACCATCGCCG GTATGTGAAAAGTCGTAGTGATAAACAATTGCTGTATAAGGATGCTGCACACTTGACAAAAGATTGTGATCCTGAAGGTTATAGTGCTGATGGTGCTCCAATCGTTCCATGTGGCCTCGTTGCTTGGAGTTTGTTCAATGACACATATACAATTTCAGTCAACAAGAAAGCGATTGAAGTGAATAAAAAAGATATAGCTTGGCAGAGTGACAAGAACAAAAAATTTGGCAATGATGTTTATCCCAGGAACTTTCAGAATGGAAATCTTATAGGTGGTGCCAAGCTAAATGCGAGCATACCT TTAAGCGAGCAAGAAGATCTCATTGTTTGGATGAGAACTGCTGCCCTTCCGACTTTCAGAAAGCTTTATGGCAGAATTGAAACGGATATTATGGCAAACGATCAACTAACTGTTGTTATACAGAACAACTATAACACATATAGTTTTGGAGGGTCTAAAGCATTGGTCCTTTCAACTACATCTTGGATTGGAGGCAAAAATAAATTCATTGGTGTTGCATATCTGATTGTAGGTGGCTTGTGCCTTTTTCTTGCACTGGTTTTCGTAGTTCTCTACATGTTTAAGCCAAG GACTCTTGGAGACCCCTCATTCTTGTCATGGAATAGAGATACTCTGGACTATCTAAACTAA
- the LOC120692100 gene encoding uncharacterized protein LOC120692100, protein MPCDCFRVIVTSLPSEQGHGSDCTCWKVMARVVRVYNIAIRANYQMFVKEKQRFVIGDDLVIKPASTVSTLSMLQKVTSDRIGHEFEEVEVCVGLAEVASMLKASISSKTVFTKAFLSKESDPPAPHVTNNQINVDPKIQHQCDRDPDSSPHFNIKIFYDRHRKRVMYAECKHDFVDLILSFLTYPVGSLFKNLGGTSHLGSSLDNLYSSAVDLNVLNTTLERTIPEWFNLGRLPCSRCSEDNIVKGCDLCDPQFSRDATYVVDDDLLIYQASAILVMKHRCKVDKEKVLEMDVAISKLEVKVHKYIFMCYSHPN, encoded by the exons ATGCCGTGCGACTGCTTCCGTGTGATAGTCACGAGCCTGCCAAGTGAACAAGGGCACGGCTCAGACTGCACGTGTTGGAAGGTCATGGCCAGAGTTGTGCGTGTGTATAACATCGCTATAAGAGCAAATTATCAGATGTTCGTTAAGGAGAAACAACGATTTGTGATCGGTGATGACTTGGTGATCAAGCCTGCGTCAACAGTCAGCACGCTGTCGATGCTTCAGAAGGTCACTTCTGATAGGATCGGTCATGAATTTGAGGAGGTCGAAGTGTGCGTCGGCTTGGCAGAG GTGGCATCTATGCTGAAGGCCTCTATTTCTTCCAAAACAGTATTCACCAAGGCCTTCCTGTCCAAGGAATCAGACCCGCCGGCTCCTCATGTCACTAATAACCAAATCAATGTTGATCCCAAGATTCAGCATCAGTGCGACAGAGATCCtgattcttcaccacatttCAACATCAAGATCTTCTATGACAGGCACAGAAAGAGGGTCATGTATGCTGAATGCAAACATGATTTCGTGGACCTGATCCTCAGCTTCTTGACTTACCCCGTGGGCTCTCTGTTCAAGAACCTGGGTGGAACCTCCCATCTCGGAAGCAGCTTGGACAATTTGTACAGCAGTGCAGTTGATCTCAATGTTCTGAACACCACTTTGGAGCGAACCATCCCAGAATGGTTCAACTTAGGTCGACTTCCATGTTCCCGGTGTTCCGAAGATAACATCGTAAAAGGATGTGACTTATGTGATCCGCAGTTCAGCAGAGATGCCACCTATGTCGTCGATGATGATTTACTCATCTATCAGGCTTCAGCGATACTGGTGATGAAGCATCGGTGTAAGGTGGACAAGGAAAAGGTTTTGGAGATGGACGTTGCAATCAGTAAACTAGAGGTAAAAGTCCACAAGTATATATTCATGTGCTATTCCCACCCTAATTAA
- the LOC120689776 gene encoding uncharacterized protein LOC120689776 translates to METSAAAMDHRAAPSLSAEEKRRIERVARCVARDRDGDLTEKLLLRLLSITRNGRRWGFLAPDHPLHPYYLQQKVSERCRILRPRPAAAADR, encoded by the coding sequence ATGgagacgtcggcggcggcgatggaccACCGCGCGGCGCCGTCGCTGTCGGCGGAGGAGAAGCGGCGGATCGAGCGGGTGGCGCGCTGCGTGGCGCGGGACCGGGACGGGGACCTCACCGAGAAGCTGCTGCTGCGCCTGCTCAGCATCACGCGCAACGGCCGGCGCTGGGGTTTCCTCGCGCCGGACCACCCGCTCCATCCCTACTACCTCCAGCAGAAGGTCTCCGAGCGCTGCCGcatcctccgcccgcgccccgccgccgccgccgatcgctGA